GTATGAGCTCACCCGATTGCCGTATGTCTGCTATTTTGGCAGTAAATTGTCCTTTGTCAGTCTCGAACAGGTGATAGCCCTCCTTTCGAAAGAGTCTACGCTTGTAGTCGGCGTGAATCTCTTCATACATTTCCGCCTTAATTCTCTCCATTTGTGCAAAGAAGGATCGAACCAAAACTTCCAGTAGTTTTTCTAAATCGTATTCTTTTTTTGTGGCAATATTCATCGATGTTGGATTTGGCAAACTTTCGGGAAAACTTTCTTGGTTAACGTTTATGCCAATGCCTGCAATTGAGTAATCGATGGAACTGCCCATGATGGAGTGCTCGAGCAGTAGACCTCCGATTTTTTTGTCATCGACATAAATGTCGTTTGGCCACTTTATGGCCACTGTGTTGTTCGGGATTAAATCCGATAATACCTCGGCAATTGCAATTGCAGTGGCTTGTGATAATGAGAATTGCCGATTGATGGGGAGGTAATGTGGGTAGATAATTATGCTGAATGTGAGGTTTTTGCCAGGCTCTACAAGCCACTTGTTATCGCGTTGGCCCCGTCCGTTCGATTGTTCCATGGCCCAAATTACTGTTTCTAATTCGGGTCTTTGGGTTGCAACCATTTGGTGCGCAAAACTGTTGGTAGAGTCAATTACCGGGTACTTGAGAAGTTGAATTTGGCTGCTCATGCTTTTCAAACTTTTAAGGTGCAAATGTAAGAAAGGTAAACCACAATGACAGGTTTGGCGCTATGGAATTAAATGCGCACCTGCCAGAA
This window of the Williamwhitmania taraxaci genome carries:
- a CDS encoding biotin--[acetyl-CoA-carboxylase] ligase encodes the protein MSSQIQLLKYPVIDSTNSFAHQMVATQRPELETVIWAMEQSNGRGQRDNKWLVEPGKNLTFSIIIYPHYLPINRQFSLSQATAIAIAEVLSDLIPNNTVAIKWPNDIYVDDKKIGGLLLEHSIMGSSIDYSIAGIGINVNQESFPESLPNPTSMNIATKKEYDLEKLLEVLVRSFFAQMERIKAEMYEEIHADYKRRLFRKEGYHLFETDKGQFTAKIADIRQSGELILEVANGNQTAYAFKEVGYIL